In Blastopirellula sp. J2-11, a single genomic region encodes these proteins:
- a CDS encoding carbonic anhydrase family protein, with amino-acid sequence MSSQSPIKLKIESSIEIAQPHDLLTIHYPATQSFVGKFDGNASSHGNFELGGTKPKIVYRGRKYKLVKIHIHELSEHVVEGDSPSQFEVHFVHIPVHGDGSDPKVVLGVLYKECEQADRLCGDEAIIAPLGHEDGCSTDKDASGPTHSVTPARFFPRLSDSSEPDFDSWYYYEGSLTSYPYSEDVSWFVMKNEAVVHPDETRAFKRCSQQHARGLQPLERRLVLRSFGE; translated from the coding sequence ATGTCGAGTCAATCGCCGATCAAGCTGAAAATCGAATCCTCGATCGAAATCGCCCAACCGCACGATCTGTTGACGATTCATTACCCTGCCACGCAAAGCTTTGTCGGCAAGTTTGATGGGAATGCGTCCTCCCACGGCAATTTTGAACTGGGAGGAACGAAGCCCAAAATCGTCTATCGGGGGCGCAAGTACAAGCTGGTCAAGATTCATATTCATGAGTTGTCAGAGCATGTCGTGGAGGGAGATTCACCGAGTCAATTTGAAGTTCACTTTGTGCATATCCCGGTGCATGGAGATGGCTCCGATCCCAAGGTAGTGCTCGGCGTGCTCTATAAAGAATGCGAACAGGCTGATCGCTTGTGCGGCGACGAGGCGATCATCGCGCCGCTAGGGCACGAAGATGGCTGCAGCACAGACAAGGATGCGAGCGGACCGACGCATAGCGTGACGCCGGCTCGGTTTTTTCCGCGATTGTCCGATTCGAGCGAGCCCGACTTCGACAGTTGGTACTACTACGAAGGTTCGTTGACCAGCTATCCCTATTCAGAAGATGTCAGTTGGTTTGTGATGAAGAACGAAGCGGTGGTGCACCCCGACGAAACCCGAGCGTTCAAGCGTTGCTCGCAACAACATGCTCGCGGACTGCAACCGCTAGAGCGGCGTTTGGTGCTCCGTAGTTTTGGGGAATAA
- a CDS encoding MFS transporter, with translation MTRNFPPSQSAASGSAGIVRALAHRNYRLFLLGQSVSLIGTWMQQTALAWIVYEMTNSPLLLGVVAFAGQIPTFFLAPVAGALSDQISRRRTLLLTQTIAMTQAAILAVLMWTGHIEVWQIIVLNLILGVTNAFDMPTRQAFLVDMVPQRNDLPNAIALNSSIVTGTRLVGPFTAGLLLAAFGAVPCFMFNAVSYVAVIGAYLAMRDLPRPRRKTGSKLGAGIAEGFRYAFGFPPICALLLMMALVSMMGMPMSVLLPAVASDVLHGGPDLFGLLTGATGVGALGAAIYLASRRTVLGLGKRMAFAGMVYGVSMICFAFSTNVPLSLGLLMITGFALMMQMAGGNTLLQTIVDEDKRGRVMSLYTMAIMGTAPIGSLIAGAIASRYGTSAAILISGVCCLAGGIGFAFMLPRLRKHVTPIFRRKGVLPALAEGLETSAELQLPPEQAA, from the coding sequence ATGACTCGCAACTTCCCCCCTTCGCAGAGCGCCGCTTCTGGATCTGCGGGGATTGTGCGCGCGTTGGCCCATCGCAACTATCGCTTGTTTCTGCTGGGGCAAAGCGTCTCGCTGATCGGCACGTGGATGCAACAAACGGCGCTGGCCTGGATCGTCTACGAGATGACCAATTCGCCGCTGCTGTTGGGAGTTGTCGCGTTCGCCGGTCAGATTCCAACCTTCTTTCTGGCGCCGGTGGCCGGCGCATTGTCGGACCAGATAAGTCGGCGCCGGACATTGTTGTTGACGCAAACGATCGCGATGACGCAAGCGGCGATACTGGCAGTATTGATGTGGACCGGGCACATCGAAGTCTGGCAGATCATCGTGCTGAATTTGATTCTCGGCGTAACCAATGCGTTTGACATGCCGACGCGTCAGGCCTTTTTGGTCGACATGGTTCCGCAACGGAATGACTTACCGAATGCGATCGCTTTGAATTCGTCGATCGTCACCGGAACGCGTCTGGTCGGACCATTCACTGCTGGTCTGCTGCTCGCTGCGTTTGGTGCGGTCCCCTGCTTTATGTTCAACGCGGTTAGTTATGTCGCGGTGATCGGCGCCTATCTGGCGATGCGTGATTTGCCCCGACCGCGTCGTAAGACCGGATCGAAACTGGGCGCCGGAATCGCCGAAGGTTTTCGTTACGCGTTTGGTTTTCCACCGATCTGTGCGTTGCTGCTGATGATGGCGCTGGTCAGCATGATGGGAATGCCGATGTCGGTCTTGCTGCCGGCGGTCGCAAGCGACGTTTTGCATGGCGGCCCTGATCTGTTTGGCCTTCTGACCGGCGCAACCGGAGTAGGAGCGCTAGGCGCTGCGATCTATCTCGCTTCCCGACGGACCGTACTAGGGCTAGGAAAACGCATGGCTTTCGCCGGCATGGTCTACGGCGTTTCGATGATTTGCTTCGCTTTTTCGACGAACGTGCCGCTCTCGCTTGGCTTGTTGATGATCACCGGATTCGCTCTGATGATGCAGATGGCCGGCGGCAATACGCTGTTGCAAACGATTGTCGACGAAGACAAACGGGGCCGCGTGATGAGTCTCTATACGATGGCGATTATGGGCACGGCGCCGATCGGCAGTTTAATCGCCGGCGCCATCGCAAGTCGTTACGGCACTTCGGCCGCGATCCTGATCAGCGGCGTCTGTTGCTTGGCCGGCGGCATCGGTTTCGCATTCATGCTGCCACGGCTGCGCAAACATGTCACGCCGATCTTCCGGCGCAAAGGGGTTTTGCCCGCGCTCGCTGAAGGCCTAGAGACCAGCGCCGAATTACAGTTGCCGCCAGAGCAAGCGGCGTAG
- a CDS encoding PfkB family carbohydrate kinase has product MPLLVVGSIALDSVHTPTEAREDVLGGSAVYFSYAASYFTGVKLVGVVGEDWPSEHTAMLQGRNVDTAGLEIVKGGETFRWTGKYQSNMNDRDTLEVHLNVLEDFSPTLPADFTRTPFLFLANGAPMTQMKVLEQMTGPKLVVADTMDLWIEIARDDLEAMLKKVDGLVLNDSEAKKLTEEENLVKAGRKVLEMGPKFVVLKKGEHGAMFFSEHETYVMPAYPTEEVVDPTGAGDSFAGGMMGYLAEKNDFSPATLKEAMAYGTVVASFNVEDFSLEKMKKIERAEVDARFKEYRQMLSF; this is encoded by the coding sequence ATGCCTTTGCTCGTCGTCGGTTCTATCGCTCTGGATAGCGTTCATACTCCTACCGAAGCCCGCGAAGACGTGCTCGGCGGTTCGGCCGTTTACTTCTCTTATGCGGCCAGCTATTTCACCGGCGTCAAACTAGTCGGCGTCGTCGGCGAAGATTGGCCGAGCGAACATACCGCGATGCTGCAGGGCCGAAATGTCGACACGGCCGGACTCGAAATCGTCAAAGGGGGTGAGACCTTTCGCTGGACCGGCAAGTATCAATCGAACATGAACGACCGCGACACGCTGGAAGTTCATCTGAACGTGCTGGAAGACTTCAGCCCGACCTTGCCTGCAGATTTCACCCGCACGCCGTTTCTGTTTCTGGCCAACGGCGCTCCGATGACCCAGATGAAAGTGCTGGAGCAAATGACCGGCCCCAAGCTGGTTGTCGCCGACACGATGGATCTGTGGATCGAGATTGCTCGCGATGATCTCGAAGCGATGCTGAAGAAGGTCGACGGCCTGGTGCTGAACGACAGCGAAGCGAAGAAGCTGACCGAAGAAGAGAACCTGGTCAAAGCGGGTCGCAAAGTGCTGGAGATGGGACCGAAGTTTGTTGTCCTGAAGAAGGGCGAACATGGCGCGATGTTCTTCTCTGAGCATGAAACCTACGTCATGCCCGCCTATCCGACCGAAGAAGTGGTCGATCCGACCGGCGCCGGCGACAGCTTCGCAGGCGGCATGATGGGCTACCTGGCTGAGAAGAATGACTTCTCGCCGGCCACGCTGAAAGAAGCGATGGCTTACGGCACGGTCGTCGCCAGCTTCAACGTCGAAGACTTTAGCCTCGAAAAGATGAAGAAGATCGAACGCGCTGAAGTCGACGCCCGGTTCAAAGAATATCGCCAGATGCTGAGCTTCTAA
- the thpR gene encoding RNA 2',3'-cyclic phosphodiesterase, with protein MNVTRCFIAMAVTDEVKRRAQNLIDKLAASNADVKWVEPDNMHITLSFLGDITPEETIDVSRAAMRGAQSVSSFDFMIGGVGAFPDITRPRTIWLGMTQGHDAFCQMQHAIAEELATIGYPETARKYHPHLSLGRIKRLTPQVEQLTKLLEEHAEFEAGVSPAMEANIYASQLERRGPKYTLIGRAELG; from the coding sequence ATGAACGTAACGCGCTGCTTTATCGCGATGGCCGTCACCGACGAAGTGAAACGCCGCGCCCAAAATCTGATTGATAAGTTGGCCGCCAGCAACGCCGACGTCAAATGGGTCGAGCCTGATAATATGCATATCACGCTCAGCTTCCTCGGTGACATCACGCCGGAAGAAACGATCGACGTCAGCCGCGCGGCGATGCGCGGCGCACAGTCCGTCTCGTCGTTCGACTTTATGATCGGCGGCGTCGGCGCTTTCCCCGACATCACGCGCCCCCGCACCATCTGGCTAGGCATGACGCAAGGGCATGATGCGTTTTGCCAAATGCAACACGCGATCGCCGAAGAGTTGGCCACGATCGGCTATCCCGAAACGGCCCGCAAGTATCATCCCCATCTCTCCCTGGGCCGCATCAAACGCCTCACTCCGCAAGTCGAGCAGCTGACGAAACTGCTGGAAGAACACGCCGAGTTTGAAGCCGGCGTCTCGCCCGCGATGGAGGCCAATATCTACGCAAGCCAGCTGGAGCGCCGCGGGCCGAAGTATACGCTGATCGGGCGAGCCGAGTTGGGGTGA
- a CDS encoding DUF1559 domain-containing protein, whose amino-acid sequence MFQYRLGSKRRSGFTLVELLVVIAIIGVLIALLLPAVQQAREAARRITCRNNMKQLALALHNYHDTFLVFPSGNMSRTGVTTDCTPDGDQCQDGRASWTVLVLPFIEQQNLHDQFNFSLPMYWGFNDDYTGTNPDCGTNNANFVPQTTPVTAFHCPSDPLASNTSLTNNYMGVMGGDTYPSNNNGSAYNCRMNGSRLNYNNGMLYLNSKTGFQSATDGSSNVYLVGESKYLFQPNFCCETAAWSSAARINNDDSLLVNIAAATFQINSGDDPLANEVHMWDEMSGTFGSHHPGGCHMAMGDGSIHFVSENINIDIHRQLSKRSDGLPTGGFSTP is encoded by the coding sequence ATGTTCCAATACCGGCTAGGCTCGAAGCGCCGGAGCGGCTTCACGCTCGTGGAGCTTCTGGTGGTCATCGCAATTATCGGAGTTCTCATTGCGCTGCTCTTGCCGGCAGTGCAGCAAGCGCGCGAAGCGGCTCGTCGCATCACGTGCCGCAACAACATGAAGCAACTCGCGCTAGCGCTTCACAACTATCACGACACGTTTCTAGTTTTCCCGTCCGGCAACATGAGCCGTACCGGCGTGACTACCGATTGCACGCCTGACGGCGATCAATGCCAAGACGGCCGCGCATCGTGGACCGTGTTGGTGCTCCCCTTCATCGAGCAGCAAAATCTCCATGATCAATTCAATTTCAGCTTGCCGATGTATTGGGGCTTTAACGATGACTACACCGGCACGAATCCAGACTGCGGAACCAACAACGCCAACTTTGTTCCGCAAACCACTCCGGTAACCGCGTTCCATTGCCCGTCGGATCCGTTGGCCAGCAACACCAGCTTGACCAATAACTATATGGGCGTGATGGGGGGCGACACGTATCCGAGCAACAACAACGGCTCGGCCTACAACTGCCGGATGAACGGCTCTCGTTTGAACTACAACAACGGCATGTTGTATTTGAATTCAAAGACCGGATTTCAAAGCGCTACGGATGGATCCTCCAACGTCTATCTGGTTGGTGAAAGCAAATATCTATTCCAGCCCAACTTCTGCTGTGAAACGGCCGCATGGAGTTCGGCGGCGCGCATCAACAACGATGACTCGCTGCTGGTGAACATCGCCGCCGCGACCTTCCAGATCAACTCGGGGGACGATCCGCTCGCGAACGAAGTCCACATGTGGGACGAAATGTCGGGCACGTTCGGCAGCCACCATCCGGGCGGATGTCACATGGCGATGGGGGACGGTTCGATCCACTTTGTGAGCGAAAACATTAACATCGACATTCATCGCCAGCTCAGCAAACGCAGTGATGGCCTGCCGACCGGCGGCTTTAGTACTCCCTAG
- a CDS encoding SRPBCC family protein, whose protein sequence is MNETAAPVDEPVASTPGRRWLKTIVISLLLMVVVVGVLWIVGGQTVHYRAHVRILASPEKIFPYLTEPDLLMQWMEGVVEIKPLTDEGHQAGAKAVAVMERNGDRFEMESEVLKTVPNKELKVRLQNKMFDLVNDYQLKSNGGETDVSIDMEAKFLGWARITAPLIGGAIESKLEADFNQLREKVESKR, encoded by the coding sequence ATGAACGAAACTGCAGCCCCAGTTGATGAGCCCGTCGCATCGACTCCCGGCCGGCGCTGGTTGAAAACGATCGTCATCTCGTTGCTGTTGATGGTTGTCGTAGTGGGCGTGTTATGGATCGTCGGCGGGCAAACGGTTCATTACCGGGCGCATGTTCGCATTCTCGCGTCGCCTGAGAAAATCTTTCCCTACCTGACCGAGCCTGATCTGTTGATGCAGTGGATGGAGGGCGTCGTCGAAATCAAACCGCTGACCGACGAGGGGCATCAGGCCGGCGCCAAAGCGGTTGCGGTAATGGAGCGAAACGGCGATCGCTTCGAAATGGAAAGCGAAGTGCTGAAGACCGTGCCGAATAAAGAGCTGAAAGTGCGGCTGCAGAACAAGATGTTTGATCTGGTCAACGATTATCAGTTGAAGTCCAACGGTGGCGAAACAGACGTCTCGATCGATATGGAAGCGAAGTTTCTTGGCTGGGCGCGGATCACGGCGCCGTTGATCGGCGGCGCGATCGAGTCGAAGTTGGAGGCCGATTTCAACCAGCTGCGCGAGAAGGTGGAATCGAAGCGGTAG
- a CDS encoding DUF3891 family protein, whose amino-acid sequence MIVRDAFDKAGNPVYQLIFQTAHAHVSGRLAEAWGAGPFIELPCRHNTLPAIYHHDDGWDQWDPLPRVDRQTGRPMSFLDMPHAEAESIWRHSIEAVAPWGPLAQYMVARHFSILRAESESASTPGGIIFLRHYEQKCEFWLAQWMVSDRDRTKMRAQRGLDELRFFDWISLWFCMAERTEPYQMATPDKTPLQITPQGEGRFQISPWPWKVNEIDLSIMAREIPAQKYASDEQLQAEQGRITTLRWELTPGR is encoded by the coding sequence ATGATTGTACGCGACGCTTTTGACAAAGCCGGTAACCCGGTCTATCAACTCATCTTTCAGACGGCGCATGCGCATGTCTCAGGCAGACTGGCCGAGGCCTGGGGCGCTGGCCCTTTTATCGAGTTGCCTTGTCGCCATAACACGCTGCCGGCGATCTATCATCACGATGACGGTTGGGATCAATGGGATCCGCTGCCGCGCGTCGATCGCCAAACCGGTCGGCCGATGTCGTTTCTCGACATGCCGCACGCCGAGGCCGAATCGATCTGGCGGCATTCGATCGAAGCAGTCGCGCCCTGGGGGCCGCTAGCGCAATACATGGTTGCTCGGCACTTTTCGATTCTCCGAGCCGAAAGCGAATCGGCCAGCACCCCTGGCGGTATTATCTTCCTGCGGCATTATGAGCAGAAGTGCGAGTTTTGGCTCGCCCAGTGGATGGTCAGTGATCGTGATCGGACGAAAATGCGCGCCCAACGCGGCCTCGATGAACTCCGCTTCTTCGACTGGATCAGTCTCTGGTTCTGCATGGCCGAGCGGACCGAGCCCTACCAGATGGCGACGCCTGACAAAACGCCGCTCCAGATCACGCCGCAGGGGGAAGGGCGGTTCCAAATATCTCCCTGGCCCTGGAAAGTGAACGAAATTGATCTCTCCATCATGGCCCGCGAGATTCCCGCCCAAAAGTACGCCAGCGACGAACAGCTGCAAGCCGAACAAGGGCGAATCACTACGCTGCGCTGGGAATTGACCCCAGGCCGCTAA
- a CDS encoding NAD(P)H-binding protein yields the protein MENNSITPQGIDPSRVLLTGATGYVGRRLLPRLEARGLSVRCLARDPAKLQGKSAETTEIVPGDVLDRDSLVAALDGVEIAYYLVHLMASSSRFEQQDREAAENFASAAKATGLRRIIYLGGLGDDSDPTLSPHLRSRHEVGEIFRRSGVEVIEFRASVVVGSGSLSFDLIQSLTNRLPVMICPRWLATPTQPIAIEDMLQYLTAAIDLPPSASRIFEVGGSEIVTYGKLIQEYARQRGLRRWLISVPILTPRLSSLWLGLVTPASAEVGRHLIEGLRNPTVVRNPDALQVFTQRPMGIEQAIREALQQSDTAV from the coding sequence ATGGAAAATAATAGCATAACCCCCCAAGGCATTGATCCTTCACGGGTCCTACTGACAGGGGCAACAGGCTACGTCGGCAGGCGATTGCTGCCTCGGCTCGAAGCTCGTGGCTTGTCGGTGCGCTGTCTTGCACGCGATCCCGCCAAGTTGCAGGGGAAGAGTGCCGAGACCACGGAAATCGTCCCAGGCGACGTGCTTGATCGCGATTCGCTCGTCGCAGCGCTCGACGGCGTAGAAATCGCCTACTATTTGGTCCATTTGATGGCCTCGTCTTCCCGTTTTGAGCAGCAAGACCGAGAAGCGGCCGAAAATTTCGCCTCCGCCGCGAAAGCGACAGGCCTACGACGGATCATCTATCTAGGTGGGCTGGGAGATGATTCTGACCCGACCCTCTCGCCGCATCTGCGCAGTCGCCATGAAGTGGGAGAAATTTTTCGGCGGTCTGGCGTCGAAGTGATTGAGTTCCGCGCTTCGGTCGTCGTAGGCAGCGGCAGTCTTTCGTTTGACCTCATTCAGTCGCTGACCAATCGACTTCCGGTAATGATTTGTCCTCGCTGGCTAGCGACGCCAACACAGCCGATTGCGATTGAAGACATGCTGCAATATCTCACGGCGGCGATCGACTTGCCGCCGAGTGCGAGCCGAATTTTTGAGGTGGGCGGCAGTGAAATTGTTACCTATGGTAAGTTGATTCAAGAGTACGCTCGGCAGCGCGGATTACGCCGCTGGCTGATCTCGGTACCGATCTTGACGCCGCGGCTTTCAAGTCTGTGGCTAGGACTTGTGACTCCGGCTAGCGCTGAGGTTGGGCGACATCTTATCGAAGGACTTCGCAACCCCACCGTGGTTCGCAATCCCGATGCGCTGCAGGTATTTACGCAACGGCCGATGGGAATCGAACAAGCGATCCGCGAAGCGCTGCAACAATCGGACACGGCCGTTTAA
- a CDS encoding glycoside hydrolase family 5 protein, with protein MKMVGIGCLLLFTSVSYAAELEPIQVSRDGRGFARATSGKSFTPWGFNYDHDRNGRLLEDYWNDEWSTVEEDFAEMKSLGANVVRIHLQVGAFMSAPDKPRPAALAQLKRLVKLAQQQELYLDLTGLGCYHKQDIPKWYHALDEQERWKTQAAFWSAIAETCAGSPAIFCYDLMNEPVVPGGAKPQENWLGPGLGDKFFVQYISRDRADRDRAEIAKAWISQLVQAIRQHDQQHLITVGLVPWSLDRPGLSSGFAPEKIADELDFIAVHLYPKSGKQAEALETLAGFAAAGKPVIIEEMFPLGCSAAELGEFIDQSQPQACGWIGFYWGMTPAEYRKGDQTIGQALTLAWLELFQSQRLAGIGD; from the coding sequence ATGAAAATGGTCGGAATAGGCTGCCTGTTGCTGTTCACTTCCGTCTCTTACGCCGCCGAGCTGGAGCCGATCCAGGTCTCTCGCGATGGCCGCGGTTTCGCCAGAGCGACTTCCGGCAAGTCGTTCACGCCGTGGGGATTCAACTACGATCACGATCGCAATGGTCGCTTGCTCGAAGATTACTGGAATGACGAGTGGTCAACCGTTGAAGAAGACTTTGCCGAGATGAAATCGCTGGGCGCCAACGTTGTCCGAATTCATCTGCAAGTGGGCGCGTTCATGTCAGCCCCAGACAAGCCGCGACCAGCGGCGCTGGCGCAATTGAAACGCTTAGTCAAATTGGCCCAGCAACAAGAACTCTATCTCGATCTGACCGGGCTCGGCTGTTATCACAAACAAGATATCCCTAAGTGGTATCACGCGTTGGACGAGCAAGAACGCTGGAAAACCCAAGCCGCATTTTGGTCGGCAATCGCCGAAACCTGCGCCGGCAGTCCGGCGATCTTTTGCTATGACTTGATGAACGAACCGGTTGTGCCCGGCGGCGCCAAGCCGCAAGAGAATTGGCTCGGGCCAGGCTTGGGAGATAAATTTTTTGTCCAGTACATTTCCCGCGATCGGGCGGATCGCGATCGAGCGGAAATCGCCAAAGCCTGGATCAGCCAACTGGTCCAAGCAATTCGTCAGCACGATCAGCAACATCTGATCACCGTCGGCCTGGTTCCCTGGAGTCTCGATCGACCTGGTCTGTCATCCGGCTTTGCACCAGAAAAGATCGCCGATGAACTCGACTTCATCGCGGTCCATCTTTACCCCAAGTCAGGCAAGCAAGCCGAAGCGCTCGAGACGTTGGCCGGTTTCGCCGCCGCCGGCAAGCCGGTGATCATCGAAGAGATGTTCCCCCTGGGATGTTCGGCCGCTGAACTGGGCGAATTTATCGACCAATCCCAGCCGCAGGCCTGCGGCTGGATCGGCTTTTACTGGGGGATGACGCCGGCGGAATATCGAAAAGGGGATCAGACAATCGGCCAGGCGCTGACGCTGGCCTGGCTAGAGCTGTTTCAATCCCAACGTCTTGCCGGTATCGGCGACTAG
- a CDS encoding DUF1990 family protein, producing MLRIRQPNPETVRQFLQSQASSDFSYQAVGATLTTPPLGYQVDHTRVRLGHGEATLAQGRDALLHWRQFQLGWVTTSPPALPIEIGELVAIIARAGGFWWLNACRIVQTIEEPTRFGFAYGTLPAHAESGEERFLIEMDDAGDVWYDILAFSRPNRMSAKLAYPYMRYLQKRFARDSSAAMRNVARA from the coding sequence ATGCTGCGGATCCGTCAACCCAATCCAGAAACGGTGCGACAATTCCTGCAATCCCAGGCGTCTAGCGATTTCAGCTACCAAGCGGTCGGCGCGACGCTGACGACTCCGCCGCTCGGCTATCAGGTCGATCATACGCGAGTTCGCTTGGGACATGGAGAAGCGACGCTAGCCCAGGGACGGGACGCTCTGCTTCACTGGCGGCAATTTCAGCTTGGCTGGGTGACAACCTCCCCGCCGGCGCTGCCGATTGAAATCGGCGAGCTGGTCGCAATCATCGCGCGAGCAGGCGGCTTCTGGTGGCTGAACGCTTGTCGAATTGTACAAACGATCGAAGAGCCAACGCGATTTGGTTTCGCCTACGGCACATTACCGGCGCATGCTGAGTCAGGCGAAGAACGCTTTCTGATCGAAATGGATGACGCCGGCGACGTCTGGTACGACATTCTCGCCTTTTCTCGACCGAACCGCATGTCGGCGAAACTGGCCTATCCGTACATGCGATACTTGCAAAAACGGTTTGCCCGCGACTCGTCGGCGGCGATGCGGAACGTGGCGAGAGCGTAA
- a CDS encoding voltage-gated chloride channel family protein: MPFRWDYKQHAALAWFVLKWLVICLPLGIVVGSSVAMFLWALHAVTLLQWDHPWLLYLLPLAGIASGLMYHYLGREAEAGNNLIMEQIHEPGGGVPLRMAPLVLIGTLITHLFGGSAGREGTAVQMGGSLAGGLGRLLKLTPDETRILLSAGVASGFGAVFGTPLTGAIFAVEVIAIGKMSYKALIPCLLASVIGDQVNTAWGIGHTHYHIGFATEISSSLGAVSLNWALTGKVAIAAIFFGLASVLFAELTHAISGTAKRFIAIPWLRPAVGGCVVIALVWLLGQRDYLGLGVTPHPPDSGMICIESCFRPGGADWMSWWWKLLFTAVTVGSGFKGGEVTPLFFIGAALGNVTGVMLGAPVDLMAGLGFVAVFAGATNTPLACTIMAIELFGPGNGELLSSGFVVYAAVACFLSYFLSGSSSIYHAQKRDEGKAETGKRKANGEGVEPSS, encoded by the coding sequence ATGCCGTTTCGTTGGGACTATAAACAACACGCAGCGCTCGCGTGGTTTGTGCTGAAATGGTTGGTGATCTGCCTACCGCTGGGGATTGTCGTCGGTTCATCGGTCGCGATGTTTTTGTGGGCGTTGCACGCAGTGACGCTGCTGCAATGGGACCACCCCTGGCTGCTGTACCTGTTGCCGCTGGCCGGGATCGCGTCGGGACTGATGTACCACTATTTGGGGCGCGAAGCGGAAGCCGGCAACAATCTGATCATGGAGCAAATCCATGAGCCCGGCGGCGGCGTGCCGCTGCGGATGGCGCCGTTGGTGTTGATTGGGACTTTGATCACGCACTTGTTTGGCGGTTCGGCCGGTCGCGAAGGGACCGCGGTGCAGATGGGCGGCAGTCTCGCTGGCGGTCTTGGTCGTCTGTTGAAACTAACCCCAGACGAAACGCGGATCTTGCTGTCAGCCGGCGTCGCGTCGGGCTTTGGCGCGGTGTTCGGCACGCCGCTCACCGGAGCGATCTTCGCGGTCGAAGTGATCGCGATCGGCAAGATGAGCTACAAAGCGTTGATCCCCTGCTTGTTGGCCAGCGTGATCGGCGATCAGGTCAACACGGCCTGGGGAATCGGCCACACGCATTATCATATTGGGTTTGCGACCGAGATCAGCAGCAGTCTGGGCGCCGTTTCGCTCAACTGGGCGCTGACCGGCAAGGTTGCGATCGCGGCGATTTTCTTCGGTTTGGCGAGCGTGCTCTTCGCCGAACTGACGCATGCGATCAGTGGGACCGCCAAAAGGTTCATCGCGATTCCTTGGCTACGCCCGGCGGTTGGCGGTTGCGTGGTGATTGCGCTGGTCTGGTTGCTTGGCCAGCGCGACTATCTGGGGCTGGGCGTTACTCCGCATCCGCCCGATTCCGGCATGATCTGCATTGAGTCTTGTTTTCGGCCTGGCGGCGCCGATTGGATGAGTTGGTGGTGGAAATTGCTGTTCACCGCGGTCACGGTCGGCAGCGGTTTTAAAGGGGGCGAAGTGACGCCGTTGTTCTTTATCGGCGCGGCGCTCGGTAACGTAACCGGCGTCATGCTGGGCGCTCCGGTCGACTTGATGGCGGGCCTCGGCTTTGTCGCAGTCTTCGCCGGCGCAACCAACACGCCGCTGGCTTGCACGATCATGGCGATCGAGCTATTTGGCCCCGGCAACGGCGAACTGCTGAGCTCTGGATTTGTGGTCTATGCGGCGGTGGCTTGCTTCTTGTCCTATTTTCTCAGCGGCAGCTCGAGCATCTATCACGCGCAGAAGCGGGACGAGGGAAAAGCGGAAACGGGAAAGCGGAAAGCGAATGGAGAAGGCGTGGAGCCTTCTTCGTAG
- a CDS encoding protein tyrosine phosphatase family protein, with product MKNEMQINDDITIGPQPNEEEIGQLKLQGFRTIVNFREDGEDDQPITPSHEKDWVVAAEMEYLHLPVSMMAMSPQVVDEFRDKYQYLPKPIFAHCKSGKRAGAMVMMHLACEQGMSGEETLQQAKELGFECDKPELMEFVKSYVDSHSHVG from the coding sequence ATGAAAAACGAAATGCAAATCAATGACGATATCACCATCGGCCCACAACCGAATGAAGAGGAAATTGGCCAGCTGAAATTACAAGGCTTTCGGACGATCGTCAATTTTCGCGAAGATGGGGAAGACGATCAGCCGATTACGCCGTCGCACGAAAAAGATTGGGTTGTGGCGGCCGAGATGGAATATCTTCATCTGCCGGTGTCGATGATGGCGATGTCGCCGCAGGTCGTCGATGAGTTTCGCGACAAATACCAATACCTGCCCAAACCGATCTTCGCCCATTGCAAAAGCGGCAAGCGAGCCGGCGCGATGGTGATGATGCACTTGGCTTGCGAGCAGGGAATGAGCGGCGAAGAAACGTTGCAGCAAGCGAAAGAGCTTGGTTTTGAATGCGACAAGCCGGAACTGATGGAGTTTGTCAAGAGTTACGTCGACAGTCACTCCCACGTCGGCTAG